From a single Stomoxys calcitrans chromosome 4, idStoCalc2.1, whole genome shotgun sequence genomic region:
- the LOC106088514 gene encoding uncharacterized protein LOC106088514 has product MSQTSKQNPPPPAPPTVIYVSGPQTATDSSWQNQPTMNSTMAGAMIFSSAGMNMAMGLGWSEASLYAWVNHFCYSWFIGVIIGTILAIPLRHFMPKRWIMASAGVLVLIGGILFTSVPQNYDALLAARYLNGIAAGLAFLPFLMHVSEIAVDSYRGRCLATEQYYISFGIAIQMIYASYWTSGINFPVNRLHGIFDIIFGVFTGIFLIWFVESPIDQIRKGDEAAALGCLSRLQRPQGVTAYTRLQLEQLKSYVREQENLSIAESFQQGLVPLIKMLLVRSVMLAFLYSLTLNFTLKYSVLINGDIWAPTVAGACRILAGIIAYVLADSGLGRKLPSTIAAIVIGGLMIGESTFFVNLVDMVNITGLHTAMVMFIVIQAFVGFFTPYTSIYMGEAFPLRVKSYLIACCVIFEQIIQIILIETLRLPLGNGLMAEGIIVVVVGFLMMLIMPETRNTSLTEAQQRFRSLFYLRAH; this is encoded by the exons atgtcacAAACAAGTAAACAAAATCCGCCTCCACCTGCTCCTCCAACGGTGATTTATGTCTCCGGGCCACAAACTGCAACTGATTCCAGTTGGCAAAATCAACCAACAATGAATTCAACAATGGCAG GTGCCATGATATTCTCTTCAGCAGGCATGAATATGGCCATGGGTTTGGGTTGGTCTGAAGCCAGTTTATATGCCTGGGTAAATCATTTTTGTTACTCCTGGTTTATTGGTGTCATAATTGGAACCATTTTAGCCATACCTTTAAGGCATTTCATGCCCAAGAGGTGGATCATG GCAAGTGCAGGAGTTCTTGTCCTAATTGGAGGCATACTTTTTACCAGCGTCCCTCAAAACTACGATGCTCTGTTGGCGGCACGTTACCTCAATGGCATTGCGGCAGGCCTAGCTTTTCTACCATTTCTGATGCATGTCAGTGAAATAGCTGTTGACTCTTATCGCGGCCGATGTCTGGCAACTGAGCAATATTACATAAGCTTTGGCATAGCCATACAAATGATTTACGCTTCCTATTGGACTTCGGGCATAAATTTTCCTGTGAATCGTCTACATGGCATATTTGATATAATCTTTGGCGTATTTACTGGCATCTTTCTTATATGGTTTGTGGAATCTCCCATTGATCAAATACGCAAAGGTGATGAGGCTGCAGCTTTAGGTTGTTTGTCACGTTTGCAAAGGCCTCAAGGGGTGACCGCCTACACCCGACTGCAGCTCGAGCAACTCAAATCCTATGTAAGAGAGCAGGAAAATTTAAGCATAGCTGAAAGCTTTCAACAGGGCTTAGTGCCCTTGATCAAAATGTTACTTGTCCGCAGTGTTATGTTGGCTTTCCTATATTCGCTAACACTGAATTTTACCCTCAAATATAGTGTCCTCATAAATGGGGATATATGGGCTCCTACTGTAGCTGGCGCGTGTCGAATTTTGGCCGGCATCATAGCCTATGTGTTGGCCGATAGCGGACTGGGACGTAAGCTGCCCTCAACAATTGCCGCCATTGTCATTGGCGGCCTGATGATTGGAGAGTCcactttttttgtaaatctTGTCGATATGGTGAATATTACCGGTCTACATACAGCCATGGTAATGTTTATTGTGATCCAGGCATTTGTTGGATTCTTTACTCCATACACTTCAATCTATATGGGTGAAGCTTTTCCTTTGCGTGTTAAGTCATATCTTATAGCTTGTTGTGTGATTTTTGAACAAATCATTCAAATCATTTTGATAGAAACGCTAAGACTACCCTTGGGTAATGGTCTGATGGCTGAAGGTAttattgttgtcgttgttggttTCTTAATGATGCTAATCATGCCGGAGACTAGAAATACATCACTGACCGAAGCACAACAGCGTTTTAgaagtttattttatttgagagCGCATTGA
- the LOC106088526 gene encoding uncharacterized protein LOC106088526 has product MAETPTLNYEANISGSKYSLSAAPTSAWYSVHHLSTMAAGAFIFFSGGMAMAHGLGWSVYPTTGYSLHFHLSWFVAVLIGAILSVPAIKIMPKKYITSISAALILMGGIVFIVAPYSIDVLIAGRYLNGMAVGLAITPYLMLIGDISRFGTRGTCLGIEQLSLTLGLELQIIISTQWDVTTTFAVNRLHGLLDVVFAIFICIALWHFVESPVDYLRMGDEPTALSIMARLKKPPGANSAANILLMEHNTYLSEQSELGFGSCIGPMFKMILFRSMMLAFTFSLPLTRTFKYSKTATLSLTTTMLVAGIRILGGFLSLLITDRLGRKLPALISSLITGSLMITVAVICQKYDNLTNPRAMSYVFSFCLIIQFWSGLFAPLTSVYVAEAFPLKRKSYCIAFCVVLEQVIGILVLCLATPLGDDGTLIAQGIIILLASIFFGLTMPETKQTSLREAQKRFRHFFNWKSI; this is encoded by the exons ATGGCCGAAACGCCAACTCTAAATTATGAGGCGAATATAAGTGGTTCCAAGTACTCACTATCGGCTGCACCCACATCAGCATGGTATAGTGTGCATCATTTGAGTACAATGGCAGCAG GTGCCTTTATATTCTTCAGCGGAGGCATGGCCATGGCACATGGCTTAGGATGGTCGGTGTATCCAACCACCGGCTATAGCCTACACTTTCATTTATCCTGGTTCGTAGCGGTGCTTATAGGCGCCATTTTGTCGGTGCCTGCTATCAAAATAATGCCCAAGAAATATATCACG AGCATTTCAGCAGCATTGATTCTAATGGGTGGCATTGTTTTCATAGTTGCTCCCTATAGTATAGATGTCCTAATTGCTGGACGCTATCTCAATGGCATGGCAGTAGGTTTGGCCATCACTCCATATCTCATGCTGATTGGGGATATATCACGTTTTGGCACCCGAGGCACTTGTCTAGGCATTGAACAATTATCGCTTACCCTTGGCTTGGAACTCCAAATCATCATTAGCACACAGTGGGATGTTACCACCACATTTGCGGTCAATCGTTTGCATGGACTTCTGGATGTTGTCTTTGCCATATTTATTTGCATAGCTCTATGGCATTTTGTGGAATCCCCCGTGGACTATTTGCGCATGGGCGATGAGCCAACTGCCCTGAGTATCATGGCTCGACTAAAAAAGCCACCTGGTGCCAATAGTGCCGCCAATATTTTACTCATGGAACACAACACCTATCTAAGTGAACAGAGTGAGCTGGGCTTTGGCAGCTGCATAGGACCCATGTTCAAGATGATACTTTTCCGAAGCATGATGTTGGCCTTTACTTTCTCCTTGCCTTTGACGAGAACATTTAAATACAGTAAAACTGCCACTTTATCCTTGACCACTACCATGTTGGTGGCCGGCATACGTATATTAGGAGGATTTCTTTCCCTACTAATCACAGATAGATTGGGTCGAAAATTACCCGCTTTAATTTCGTCTTTGATAACTGGTAGTCTGATGATAACTGTAGCCGTAATATGCCAAAAATATGATAATTTAACCAATCCCCGTGCCATGAGCTATGTTTTTAGCTTCTGCTTGATAATACAATTCTGGTCTGGACTTTTTGCCCCACTAACCTCGGTGTATGTGGCTGAAGCTTTTCCCCTAAAAAGAAAATCCTATTGCATTGCATTTTGTGTGGTACTGGAACAAGTCATCGGCATTCTTGTCTTATGTCTGGCAACCCCCTTGGGAGATGATGGCACTCTCATTGCTCAGGGTATTATAATATTGTTGGCCAGCATCTTCTTTGGCCTAACCATGCCCGAGACGAAGCAAACTTCATTGCGAGAAGCTCAGAAACGCTTTAGACATTTCTTCAACTGGAAGTCGATTTAA